In Stigmatopora nigra isolate UIUO_SnigA chromosome 2, RoL_Snig_1.1, whole genome shotgun sequence, a single window of DNA contains:
- the tmem18 gene encoding transmembrane protein 18 produces the protein MTSQKPANISAVPIDGFSNLRITSIWTFLMSVKWSEPWLICCVSLHIMCLCLTLLTCKFYRAQICHFLLIIALVYSAEYLNELAAMNWRSFSEFQYFDSKGMFISLVFSIPLLFNAVIIVAVWVYRTFSTMAELKTLQLKRKARIAKKTE, from the exons ATGACATCCCAAAAACCCGCCAACATTAGTGCCGTGCCTATTGACGGCTTCAGTAATTTAAGAATTACATCAATTTGGACGTTCCTCATGTCT gtcaaatggTCGGAACCTTGGCTTATTTGCTGTGTTTCTCTACACATCATGTGTCTATGCCTGACTTTGTTGACGTGCAAGTTTTACAGAGCCCAAATCTGCCATTTTCTGCTCATAA TCGCCTTGGTTTACAGTGCCGAATATTTAAACGAGTTGGCAGCAATGAATTGGAG gTCCTTCTCTGAGTTCCAGTACTTTGACTCCAAGGGCATGTTTATATCGTTGGTTTTCTCCATCCCGTTGCTCTTCAATGCCGTTATTATTGtg GCTGTTTGGGTCTACAGGACATTCTCCACCATGGCTGAGCTGAAGACGCTACAGCTCAAGCGGAAAGCGCGCATAGCCAAAAAAACAGAATGA
- the trdn gene encoding uncharacterized protein trdn, whose protein sequence is MTETEVRSFTGTTTMVIEGKNVDDGSAPAGAKKSFADDIYSTFSSPLAWILVLALVVTWTSVFVIMFDLADYKTISGGLGRVGSDPSKAVNDMVDRTTDAVRAVLKFAARLVAPEDDDGNLYAVRKKGEFLPSRSKVMGMQVKKSQPVVEVVQEDLDEEEEEEDEGYEEEEEEEEEEEEVADDDDVEMEEEEEEEEEEEEVADDDDVEMEEEEEEEDEEEAADEVKEMEDEDEDEDEDEMVAAEEEEKATVDEEEVVIGAPETDDEEETEDSQDEDEAPEVVGEDDQDAASELEDEDEALGPADEDEVAIAEVEQDKDTKEEDEEEDGTDEDDEEAIAISEDEDGDRDNGEDEEDEILDVSELHLPSRDEDDLLAPLLEDEDDDDQEEEPDDEIILVPTFDLDDDNKDILDVHEHDEDDDDDQLEDLLEFGHAEKDDDHDDIINDDIIDDEEDLPMEDLDFGQSEDDHKVNDDDDDGEDLPVEDLDYSQSEDNDKPNDNEEMMLPPLDEDNEDDKDSLPLPSEDAPLSPVLNDDIPAEDEEDLPAELRPEEEKSEKEGKDDEYEDEDEAPSVCPCTSSSKVRVSAIRSSKKKESKVVKTAEKTKRSVLPRVVSLEPKARRIRRIPILLKRDQGKKNKPEKAAEKESPKPKPEPEQVPEPVQDVGPCRPAPVYCPSPPGWYVHQVVTDTPYPPPSASGSAAPVLTAHPIHAPPLYQAHPMMAPLYPHYAHYAPPPPPEPVDPIRPVEKVPPAEWVQPVQVAEPVQSEAVEQAPPIQPEVQKEEETIAKVEAKVEPEKDKEDEMPKKETLTKKIKTVGERKDEKLTKPKSKAALTKTAVKPRSATAPLKREPAAARRTRNVTPTLKTDAVKSRCRTSSKARRNLSRRHFWISDNFQV, encoded by the exons ATGACTGAAACAGAAG TGAGGTCATTCACCGGCACCACCACCATGGTCATCGAAGGGAAGAACGTTGACGACGGATCGGCGCCCGCCGGGGCCAAAAAGTCGTTCGCCGACGACATTTACTCGACATTCAGCTCGCCATTGGCGTGGATCCTGGTGTTGGCCCTGGTGGTCACGTGGACCAGTGTTTTTGTCATCATGTTCGACTTGGCTGACTACAAAACCATATCAG GAGGCCTCGGGAGAGTCGGTTCTGACCCGAGCAAAGCGGTCAACGACATGGTGGACCGGACCACCGACGCCGTCCGCGCCGTACTCAAATTCGCCGCTCGCCTCGTGGCCCCCGAGGACGATGACG ggAACCTTTAtgctgtaagaaaaaaag GGGAGTTTCTACCATCGCGAAGTAAAG TTATGGGCATGCAAGTCAAGAAGTCCCAACCGGTGGTTGAAGTGGTCCAGGAGGACctagatgaagaggaggaggaagaggatgaggggtatgaggaggaggaggaagaggaggaggaagaagaggaggttgCTGATGACGATGATGtggagatggaggaggaggaggaagaggaggaggaagaagaggaggttgCTGATGACGATGATGTGGAgatggaggaggaagaagaggaggaagatgaggaagaagcTGCAGATGAAGTGAAGGAGAtggaagatgaggatgaggatgaagatgaggatgagatGGTGGCTgcagaggaggaagaaaaagccACTGTAGATGAGGAAGAGGTGGTCATTGGTGCTCCTGAGACTGATGATGAAGAGGAGACAGAGGATTCTCAGGATGAAGATGAGGCTCCTGAAGTGGTGGGTGAGGATGACCAAGATGCAGCCTCAGAATTAGAGGATGAAGATGAAGCTTTGGGGCCCGCGGATGAAGATGAGGTCGCCATTGCTGAGGTAGAACAAGATAAGGACACTAAagaagaggatgaggaagaggatggcactgatgaagatgatgaggagGCAATTGCCATCTCTGAGGATGAAGATGGCGACAGAGACAATGGagaggatgaggaagatgagATCCTTGACGTCTCAGAGCTACATCTTCCCAGTCGTGATGAAGATGACCTTCTTGCTCCTCTTTTggaagatgaagatgatgatgatcagGAAGAGGAACCTGATGATGAAATCATTTTGGTCCCGACCTTTGACCTTGACGACGACAACAAAGACATACTTGATGTCCACGAGCATGATgaagacgatgatgatgatcagctggaggaccttcTTGAATTTGGCCATGCAGAGAAGGACGATGACCacgatgacatcatcaatgaTGACATCATCGATGATGAAGAAGATCTCCCAATGGAGGACCTCGATTTTGGCCAATCAGAAGACGACCacaaagtcaatgatgacgatgatgatggaGAAGATCTCCCAGTAGAAGACCTCGATTACAGCCAATCAGAAGATAATGACAAACCCAATGACAATGAAGAAATGATGCTTCCTCCATTGGATGAAGACAACGAAGATGACAAAGACTCTCTCCCACTACCCTCAGAAGACGCCCCACTTTCTCCTGTCCTCAATGATGACATCCCagcagaggatgaagaagatCTACCGGCCGAGCTCcgcccagaagaagaaaaatcagaAAAGGAGGGGAAAGATGACGAGTacgaagatgaagatgaagctCCTTCAG TTTGTCCTTGCACAAGTTCGTCCAAGGTTCGAGTGTCGGCCATCAGAAGCTCCAAGAAGAAAG AATCCAAGGTGGTGAAGACAGCTGAAAAAACGAAAAGATCAG TTCTTCCTAGGGTGGTCAGCCTGGAGCCCAAAGCCAGACGGATCAGGAGGATTCCTATTCTCCTCAAAA GAGATCAAGGAAAGAAGAACAAACCAG AAAAAGCAGCTGAGAAGGAGagtccaaaaccaaaaccagaacCAGAACAAGTCCCAGAACCTGTACAAGATG TGGGTCCTTGCAGACCAGCACCTGTGTACTGTCCGTCACCCCCCGGCTGGTATG TTCACCAGGTTGTGACGGACACCCCGTACCCGCCTCCCTCCGCCTCGG GTTCGGCCGCGCCGGTTCTGACCGCCCATCCCATCCACGCTCCGCCCCTTTACCAAGCACACCCGATGATGGCGCCGCTGTACCCTCACTACGCGCATTATGCTCCGCCCCCGCCACCGGAACCGGTGGACCCGATACGACCGGTCGAAAAAGTGCCGCCGGCTGAATGGGTTCAACCCGTACAGGTGGCGGAGCCCGTCCAATCGGAAGCTGTTGAACAAGCCCCTCCCATTCAGCCAGAAGTCCAGAAAG aagaagaaacaatAGCCAAAGTGGAAGCTAAAGTCGAGCcagaaaaagacaaagaagaTGAGATGCCTAAAAAAG AAACCTTGACGAAAAAGATCAAAACGGTCGGAGAGCGGAAAG ATGAAAAACTCACAAAACCCAAAAGCAAAGCCGCATTGACCAAGACAG CTGTAAAACCACGAAGTGCGACGGCTCCTTTGAAAAGAG AACCAGCGGCTGCGAGAAGGACAAGAAACGTCACTCCTACCTTAAAGACAG ATGCCGTCAAGAGTAGATGTAGGACGTCCTCTAAGGCGAGAAGGAATCTGAGTAGGAGACATTTTTGGATTAGTGACAATTTTCAAGTCTAG
- the clvs2 gene encoding clavesin-2, translated as MTHLQAGLSPATLEKAKAELKENPDTLHQDIQEVRDMIITRPDIGFLRTDDGFILRFLRARKFNHFEAFRLLAQYFEYRQQNLDMFKNLKATDPGIKQALKDGFPGVLANPDRQGRKILLLFAANWDQSRYMFVDILRSILLSLESMIEDAELQVNGFVLVIDWSNFTFKQASKLTPSMLRLAIEGLQDSFPARFGGIHFVNQPWYIHALYTVIRPFLKEKTRKRIFLHGNNLTSLHQLLQPEILPSELGGMMPPYDMGTWARALLEHAYDEDGESDGAGPEAFAFLDGDNTSLSPRTMKRSQSVVEPGVLKRPEKVKCDEDNMQPLLSLD; from the exons ATGACTCACCTGCAGGCCGGCCTATCGCCGGCCACCCTGGAGAAGGCCAAAGCGGAACTGAAGGAGAACCCGGACACGCTCCACCAAGACATCCAGGAAGTGCGCGACATGATCATCACGCGGCCGGACATCGGCTTCCTGCGCACCGACGACGGCTTCATCCTCAGGTTCCTGCGGGCCAGGAAGTTTAACCACTTTGAGGCCTTCCGACTGCTGGCCCAGTACTTTGAGTACAGGCAGCAGAACCTGGACATGTTCAAGAACCTGAAGGCCACCGACCCCGGGATCAAGCAGGCGCTCAAGGACGGATTCCCCGGCGTGCTGGCCAACCCGGACCGGCAGGGGAGGAAGATTCTGCTACTCTTTGCTGCCAACTGGGACCAGAGCAG GTACATGTTTGTGGACATCCTGAGGTCCATCCTACTCTCTCTGGAGTCCATGATCGAGGACGCCGAACTGCAAGTGAACGGCTTCGTCCTGGTCATCGACTGGAGCAACTTCACCTTCAAGCAAGCGTCCAAACTCACCCCCAGCATGCTCAGGCTCGCCATCGAAGGGCTCCAG GACAGTTTCCCCGCCCGCTTTGGAGGAATCCATTTTGTCAACCAACCGTGGTACATCCACGCCCTCTACACTGTCATCAGGCCCTTCCTCAAGGAGAAAACCAGGAAGCGG ATCTTCCTGCACGGCAACAACCTCACCAGCCTCCACCAGTTGCTCCAGCCCGAAATCCTACCGTCAGAATTGGGCGGAATGATGCCACCATACGACATGGGCACTTGGGCCAGGGCGCTGTTGGAACACGCTTACGACGAGGACGGCGAATCGGACGGCGCCGGACCGGAGGCCTTTGCCTTTTTGGACGGCGACAATACAAGTCTCTCGCCCAGAACCATGAAAag ATCTCAATCAGTGGTGGAACCCGGCGTCCTGAAACGACCGGAAAAGGTCAAATGCGACGAAGACAACATGCAGCCGCTACTCTCGCtggactaa
- the smpdl3a gene encoding cyclic GMP-AMP phosphodiesterase SMPDL3A isoform X2, producing MKTPFTGFILILYAAGQLKAAPPRKRADPGDAGRFWHITDLHLDPTYHLEKDPTKVCFSSKGEPASRAGPFGDFLCDSPYSLIQSAFEHMSTLVKPNDFIIWTGDSPPHVPVSELSTDMVIQVMSNMTQSIRKYFPNVTVLPSVGNHDYWPQDQMPTSTNDIYRAAARLWKPWLQDEATKTLSQGGFYTQLIRKGLRVISVNSVLYYGPDQVTANATDPAGQFQWLEDTLKKADADAEKVLIISHIPLGYLPFLANVTALREEHNERLVAIYRRYSHVIAGHFYGHTHKDSVMVLLNEQGAPVNSVFVSAAVTPIKDASAPYSNNPAVRLYFYDKKDFGILSTRLTRNFPPKKEGPENVRKRRKKKFQKTKKKEVKMNDEW from the exons ATGAAAACGCCATTTACTGGTTTTATTTTGATTCTGTACGCCGCCGGACAACTGAAGGCGGCTCCCCCGAGAAAAAGAGCCGACCCTGGGGACGCAG GAAGGTTCTGGCACATCACGGACCTCCATTTGGACCCCACTTACCACCTGGAAAAGGACCCCACCAAAGTATGTTTCTCCTCCAAAGGGGAACCCGCCTCACGCGCCGGTCCGTTCGGCGATTTCCTGTGCGACTCGCCGTACAGTCTCATCCAATCGGCGTTTGAGCACATGAGCACCCTGGTCAAACCCAACGACTTCATCATTTGGACCGG AGATAGTCCTCCCCACGTTCCCGTGAGTGAACTTTCCACAGACATGGTGATCCAAGTGATGAGCAACATGACGCAAAGTATTCGGAAATACTTCCCAAATGTCACTGTTCTTCCTTCAGTGGGAAATCATGATTACTGGCCACAG GATCAAATGCCAACATCCACCAATGACATCTACCGCGCCGCTGCCCGCCTTTGGAAACCTTGGCTCCAGGACGAAGCGACAAAAACCCTTTCACAAG GGGGCTTCTACACCCAGCTAATCCGCAAAGGCCTCCGCGTAATCAGCGTGAACAGCGTCCTCTACTACGGTCCCGACCAAGTCACCGCCAACGCCACCGACCCGGCTGGACAATTCCAGTGGTTGGAAGACACGTTAAAAAAAGCGGACGCCGATGCGGAAAAG GTGTTGATCATTTCTCACATTCCGCTGGGATACCTGCCCTTCCTCGCTAACGTGACCGCCCTCCGCGAGGAACACAACGAGAGACTGGTCGCCATTTATCGGCGGTACAGCCACGTAATTGCGGGGCATTTTTACGGACACACCCACAAAGACAGCGTCATGGTTCTTCTAAATGAGCAAG gtGCACCTGTAAATTCCGTCTTTGTATCAGCGGCGGTTACGCCCATCAAAGACGCTTCGGCGCCATACTCCAACAACCCGGCGGTTCGTTTATATTTCTACGACAAAAAAGACTTTGGTATTTTG TCCACTCGCCTCACGCGGaacttcccccccaaaaaagaaggcccagaaaacGTCAGAAAACGAAGAAAAAAGAAGTTTCAGAAGACCAAGAAAAAAGAAGTTAAGATGAATGATGAATGGTGA
- the smpdl3a gene encoding cyclic GMP-AMP phosphodiesterase SMPDL3A isoform X1, giving the protein MKTPFTGFILILYAAGQLKAAPPRKRADPGDAGRFWHITDLHLDPTYHLEKDPTKVCFSSKGEPASRAGPFGDFLCDSPYSLIQSAFEHMSTLVKPNDFIIWTGDSPPHVPVSELSTDMVIQVMSNMTQSIRKYFPNVTVLPSVGNHDYWPQDQMPTSTNDIYRAAARLWKPWLQDEATKTLSQGGFYTQLIRKGLRVISVNSVLYYGPDQVTANATDPAGQFQWLEDTLKKADADAEKVLIISHIPLGYLPFLANVTALREEHNERLVAIYRRYSHVIAGHFYGHTHKDSVMVLLNEQGAPVNSVFVSAAVTPIKDASAPYSNNPAVRLYFYDKKDFGILDIWQYFLNLTEANLRQRADWTLEYVMTDSFGLPDLRPVSLFRLGLEMWMRSEVFDAYFAHYTVGYDDRPPCDFECRAFQLCSLFFLDQATYSKCLASPMHGYNFARERL; this is encoded by the exons ATGAAAACGCCATTTACTGGTTTTATTTTGATTCTGTACGCCGCCGGACAACTGAAGGCGGCTCCCCCGAGAAAAAGAGCCGACCCTGGGGACGCAG GAAGGTTCTGGCACATCACGGACCTCCATTTGGACCCCACTTACCACCTGGAAAAGGACCCCACCAAAGTATGTTTCTCCTCCAAAGGGGAACCCGCCTCACGCGCCGGTCCGTTCGGCGATTTCCTGTGCGACTCGCCGTACAGTCTCATCCAATCGGCGTTTGAGCACATGAGCACCCTGGTCAAACCCAACGACTTCATCATTTGGACCGG AGATAGTCCTCCCCACGTTCCCGTGAGTGAACTTTCCACAGACATGGTGATCCAAGTGATGAGCAACATGACGCAAAGTATTCGGAAATACTTCCCAAATGTCACTGTTCTTCCTTCAGTGGGAAATCATGATTACTGGCCACAG GATCAAATGCCAACATCCACCAATGACATCTACCGCGCCGCTGCCCGCCTTTGGAAACCTTGGCTCCAGGACGAAGCGACAAAAACCCTTTCACAAG GGGGCTTCTACACCCAGCTAATCCGCAAAGGCCTCCGCGTAATCAGCGTGAACAGCGTCCTCTACTACGGTCCCGACCAAGTCACCGCCAACGCCACCGACCCGGCTGGACAATTCCAGTGGTTGGAAGACACGTTAAAAAAAGCGGACGCCGATGCGGAAAAG GTGTTGATCATTTCTCACATTCCGCTGGGATACCTGCCCTTCCTCGCTAACGTGACCGCCCTCCGCGAGGAACACAACGAGAGACTGGTCGCCATTTATCGGCGGTACAGCCACGTAATTGCGGGGCATTTTTACGGACACACCCACAAAGACAGCGTCATGGTTCTTCTAAATGAGCAAG gtGCACCTGTAAATTCCGTCTTTGTATCAGCGGCGGTTACGCCCATCAAAGACGCTTCGGCGCCATACTCCAACAACCCGGCGGTTCGTTTATATTTCTACGACAAAAAAGACTTTGGTATTTTG GACATCTGGCAGTATTTCCTCAACCTGACCGAAGCCAACCTCCGGCAACGGGCCGACTGGACGCTGGAGTACGTCATGACGGACTCGTTCGGCTTGCCCGACCTGCGACCGGTCAGCCTGTTCCGGCTGGGTCTGGAAATGTGGATGAGGTCTGAAGTTTTTGACGCGTACTTTGCTCACTATACGGTCGGTTACGACGACAGGCCGCCATGTGACTTTGAATGTAGGGCTTTTCAATTATGCTCCTTGTTTTTCTTGGACCAGGCGACCTATTCTAAATGTTTGGCCAGTCCAATGCACGGCTATAATTTTGCCAGGGAACGTCTTTGA
- the LOC144214993 gene encoding fatty acid-binding protein, brain has protein sequence MVDAFCATWKLVDSENFDEYMKALGVGFATRQVGNVTKPTVIISQDGDKVSVRTQSTFKNTEISFKLGEEFDETTADDRNCKSTVSMDGDKLVHVQKWDGKETKFVREIKDGKLVMNLTFDDIHAVRTYEKA, from the exons ATGGTGGACGCCTTCTGTGCTACTTGGAAGCTGGTGGACAGCGAAAACTTTGATGAGTACATGAAAGCCCTTG GCGTGGGCTTCGCCACCCGGCAGGTGGGCAACGTGACCAAGCCCACGGTCATCATCAGCCAGGACGGCGACAAGGTGAGCGTCCGCACGCAGAGCACCTTCAAGAACACCGAGATCTCCTTCAAGCTGGGGGAAGAGTTCGACGAGACCACCGCCGACGACAGGAACTGCAAG TCCACAGTCAGCATGGATGGAGACAAGCTCGTCCATGTCCAGAAGTGGGACGGCAAGGAGACCAAGTTTGTCAGGGAGATCAAGGATGGCAAGCTGGTCATG AACTTGACCTTCGATGACATCCACGCCGTCCGCACCTACGAGAAGGCGTAA
- the arv1 gene encoding protein ARV1 — protein sequence MAEAKFRCIECNEKATELHRDYKNGILKITLCGSCQKPVDKYIEYDPVIILIDAILCKTQAFRHILFNTGLDIHWKLCAFCLLCEAYLRWSLERGAKTTGDPTDIIRCAKEWEFYGLVMSAALELTAFCAGVLFFLRVAAASGLAGCGEQSVTPGRLLRAVLLSRYGQVLLVPAVIWKHDYVTLCLAFIKLLMLTSNAQAVRVMLNCRRTWAFWAVCTGLLAERLAACAWRGL from the exons ATGGCTGAAGCTAAATTTCGGTGCATTGAGTGTAACGAAAAAGCTACTGAATTACACCGAGACTATAAAAACGGGATCCTAAAGATCACATTATGT GGGTCCTGCCAGAAGCCAGTGGACAAGTACATCGAGTACGATCCCGTCATCATCCTGATAGACGCCATTCTGTGCAAGACGCAGGCCTTCCGTCACATCTTGTTCAACACTGGCTTGGAT ATCCACTGGAAATTGTGCGCCTTCTGCCTGTTGTGCGAGGCCTATCTGAGGTGGTCGCTTGAGCGCGGCGCCAAGACCACCGGCGACCCCACCGACATCATCCGCTGCGCCAAGGAGTGGGAGTTCTACGGTTTGGTCATGTCGGCCGCACTGG AGTTGACGGCATTCTGTGCCGGCGTGCTATTTTTCCTACGAGTGGCGGCGGCGTCCGGTCTCGCCGGTTGCGGCGAACAGAGCGTGACCCCCGGCCGCCTCCTGCGAGCCGTGCTGCTGTCCCGCTACGGCCAAGTCCTACTAGTGCCCGCCGTCATCTGGAAGCACGACTACGTGACGCTCTGCCTGGCGTTCATCAAACTTTTGATGCTCACCTCCAACGCGCAGGCAGTCAGAG tgaTGCTGAACTGCAGGAGGACCTGGGCTTTCTGGGCCGTGTGTACGGGCCTGCTGGCGGAGAGGCTCGCTGCGTGTGCGTGGCGTGGGCTCTAA
- the fam89a gene encoding protein FAM89A encodes MNGKSANGSAASASAAAAGGMACIDGLPPLPKSLSGLLNSSGGSWRDMERMYLKKTMIQDDLSRGRNNADGLLAHKPANLDAALALLRKEMVGLRQQDMSLLCQLWSLHESIQEYKGSCQDLSAASGMMENGYFDEDDEYYPEAGATPTGEHPGEAEPGQAGLVKDDSWESFRVTI; translated from the exons ATGAACGGGAAGTCGGCCAACGGCTCGGCAGCGTCGGCGTCCGCGGCGGCCGCCGGAGGAATGGCGTGCATCGATGGGCTGCCACCGCTTCCCAAAAGCCTCAGCGGCTTGCTCAACTCGAGTGGTGGCTCATGGAGGGACATGGAGAGGATGTACTTGAAGAAAACCATGATCCAGGACGACCTGAGCCGAGGCCGGAATAACGCCGATGGCTTGCTGGCCCACAAGCCGGCCAACCTCGACGCCGCCCTGGCTCTTCTCAGGAAAGAGATG GTGGGCTTACGCCAGCAGGACATGTCGCTGCTGTGCCAGCTGTGGTCGCTGCACGAGTCCATCCAAGAGTACAAGGGCAGCTGCCAGGACTTGAGCGCCGCCTCTGGCATGATGGAAAACGGCTACTTCGACGAAGACGACGAGTACTACCCGGAAGCCGGCGCCACGCCCACCGGTGAGCACCCGGGGGAGGCGGAGCCAGGTCAGGCGGGTTTGGTCAAAGACGACAGCTGGGAATCTTTTCGCGTCACCATCTGA